The Pseudoxanthomonas sp. genome segment AACCGGGCTGCATGTGGTCCATGACCCACAGGCGCTGCTGCATCAGCGACAGCGGCGCGACCGAGGGATCGTCCAGCCGCGGCACATTGATCGCCGGAGGCAGCGTGGCCGGTGCGTCCGCATCGCCGAGCAGCGTCGCCAGTTGCGCCACCGTCGGTGTCTCGAACAGGCTCCGCAGCGGCAGTGCGACACCGAAGGCGGCGGACAGGCGCGACGCCAACCGCGCCGCCAACAACGAATGACCGCCGATGGCGAAGAAATCGTCTTCCGCACCGACCGACGGCACGCCGAGGACCTCGGCCATTGCCGTGGCCACCCGTTCCTCCACCGTGCCACGCGGCGCGCGACGCTCGCCGCGCACCGCATCCACGCCCTGCGGGGCCGGCAGCGACTTGCGGTCCACCTTGCCGTTGGGCAGCAGCGGAATCGCCGGCATCGTCACCAGATGCTGGGGAATCATGTAGTCGGGCAGGCTGCCGCGCAGGTGCGCACCCATCCCGGCCTCGTCCAGCGCGGAGCCCGGCTGCGGCACCACGTACGCGACCAGGCGCACGTCGCCCGGCCGGTCCTCGCGCGCCATCGCGACGACGCGCGCGACCGCGGGATGCGTGGCCAGGTTGGCTTCTATTTCGCCCAGTTCGATGCGATAGCCGCGCACCTTGACCTGGAAGTCCAGGCGGCCCTGGTGTTCCAGTTGGCCGTCGGGACGCCAGCGTCCGCGATCGCCGGTGCGGTAGACGCGCGCGCCCTCCGGCGCATCGGCGTGGTACCGGTCGGGAATGAAGCGGTCTGCCGTCAGCTCCGGCCGGTTGAGATAGCCCAGGGTGACGCCATCGCCGCCGATGCAGATCTCGCCGGGGACGCCGCGCGGGCACAGGCTGCCCTGCTCGTCGAGGATCCAGACCTGGGTGTTCGCGATGGGATGCCCGATGTGGATGTCCGGCACGCCGCCCGCCCCCTGCTCCACGCGGGCGCAGGTCGACCACACCGTGGTCTCGGTGGGTCCGTAGAGATTCCACAGCGCCGCGCAGCGCGGCAGCAGCTGTTGCGCCAGGTCGGGGGCCATGGGCTCGCCGCCGCACAGGGCCACGAAATCCGCGCCGCCCTGCCAGCCGGCTTCGAGCAGCAGGCGCCAGGTGGCCGGCGTCGCCTGCATCAGCGTGATGCGCTCTTCCTGCAGGCGCGCACGCAATGCGTCCGCGTCGATCGCGGTCTCGCGATCGGCGATGACGACCTGCGCGCCGACCGACAGCGGCAGCATGAGTTCGAGCACCGCGATGTCGAAGGACAGCGTGGTCACCGCCAACAGGCGGTCGTCCGCGCCGATGCCGGGCTCCGCCTGCATGCCGACCAGGAAGTTGGCGACGGCGCGATGCGGCACCTGCACGCCCTTCGGCTTGCCGGTGGAGCCGGAGGTGTAGATGACGTAGGCGGCCGATTCCGGCAAGGCGCTGTCGAGGTCGCGGCCGATCCGCGTCGCCGGCTGCATTGCCAGCGCGTCCTGCAGTTCGTCCAGCACCAGCACCGGGCGTCCCGGCAACGCGCACTGCGCGGCATGGCGCCGCTGCGTCACCAGCGCCGCCAGGCCGGCGTCGCCCGCCATGTAGGTCAGTCGCTCGGCCGGGAAGCCCGGATCGAGCGGCACGTAACCGGCACCCGTCTTCAGGATGCCGAGCAGGGCCGCCAGCATGTCGGCGTCGCGGTCGACCGACAGCCCGACCAGGCTGCCGCGGCGAGCGCCCTGCGCGCGCAGCAGATGGGCGATGCGGTTGGCGCGCGCTTCCAGCTGCGCGTACGTCAGTGTGCCGTTCGCGTCGCGCACCGCCACGCGGTCGGGCGTCAGATCGCTCTGGCGCTCGAAATGCTCATGCATGCGCGCGTCGCGGTCGTACGCCACCGGCGGCGGCTGCAGCGCGGCCAGTTCCGCATGACCGGCGGCATCGACCAGCGGCAGCGCCGCGATCGCCACATCACCGTCGCGTACCGCGGCGCGCAGCAGGCATTCGTAGCCGGCCAGCCAGCGCCGCACGGTGGCTTCGTCGAACAGGTCGCGGTTGTACTGGCACTCCAGCCGCAGGGCACCCTGCACCTGCGCGGCGTTGACGAACAGTTCGAAGGTATCGAAGCGGCGCGGATTGTCGAAGAACTCCAGCGACAGCCCGGGGAACGCGTGCGCCTCGCTGTCCAGCGCCTGGTCGATGTTGAACAGCATGTTCACCAGCGGCATGCGGCTGGGATCGCGCGCGATCGGAAGCTTCTTCAGCAGCGTGCCGAAGGTGCAGCGCTGGTGCTCCAGCGCATCCAGCAGTACGTCCTGCGCGCCGTCCAGCGCAGCCCCGAATCCCTGCCGGGCCGACAGGTCGAAACGCAGCGGCAGGGTGTTGACGCAGTGGCCGACCAGGGTGTCGTGCCCACCGACCGCCTGGCCCGCCGCGGGAATGCCGACCACGACGCTGTCCTGCCCCGACAGGCGACCCAGCAGCGTCGAGAAACCGGCCAGCAGCGTGGCGAACAGGCTGGCGCCGCGCCGCGCGCCGAGCTGGCGCAAGGACGTGGTCAGTGCGTGGTCCAGCACATGGTCGACGCGGGCGGAGGCGAAGGTGCGCCGCGCCGGTCGGGGACGGTCGGTGGGCAGGTCGAGCACGGGGATGTCGGTGGCGAAGCGAGCGAGCCAGAACGCTTCGTCCTCCTGCTGCTGGCGCAGGTCGGTACCCGTGGCCTCCGCCATCGCATAGTCGCTGTACGCCTGTGCGGGCGGCAGCGGTGCCGATGCGTGCCCCGCATGGAGCGCGTACAGCGCGCCCAGCTCGCGCACGATGACCCACCACGACCAGCCATCGCAGGCGACATGGTGCGCGCTGAGCAACAGCTGATGGTCGTGCTCGGCAAGGCGCAGCAGTTCGGCGCGGAACAGCAGGTCGTGGCTCACGCGGAACGGCGTCTCTACCGTGGCGCGCACACGCGCTTCCACCTCCTCTCGCTGCGCTTCGCCCTGCAGCACGGCGAGATCGGTGTACTCCAGCGCGAACGGCAACGGCTGGCGGATGCACAGGCGCTCGCCGGTGGGATCCAGCACGGCGCGCAACGATTCGTGGCGATCCACGAGCGCCTGCAGCGCGGCGGCCAATGCGGCGCGGTCCAGCACGCCGCGCAGGCGGAGCGACACCGACAGGTTGAACGACAGCGATGCCTCGGCATCGAGCTGGTCGGCCAGCCATATCTCGCGCTGCGGCTCGGTGCTGGGCACCACGCAGGCGAGTTCGCCACCGGCGAAGGGGTCGTAGTCGACGGCGGACAGGGACGATACGGACTGCGGCAACGCTGGGTTCATCCTGCCACCTTGAGGTAACGACCGGCGTGCTCCGGATGGGGCACGTACCAGGCCGGCTCGCCATCGGGCGAACGGCCGAGCCGCGCACCCGGCACGACCGGGTAGCGCGCATCCATCGGCGCGCGCGGCGACGAAACGGGCGACAACGGCGCGATCGGCAGCGGCGGCGCATCCGTCCCCGGGGAAACGTCATCGACGTGCGTGGCTGGTGCGGCATCGCCCTCGACCAGCGACAGCTGGCGCGCCATCAGTGCGTGTTGCTGGTTCATCACGCTGCGCAGGGTGTCGGCATCGACGGTCCCGGCCTGCATCAGCAAGGCCAGTTGCTGCGACATCAGTTGCAGCTGCCGTTCGACGACCGAACGGATGCCGGCGTCGCCGTCTCCCGTGTCGGGTGCCGCCGGTGCCTGCATGCGGTCCGCCGGCGCGGCGGCGGCCGATGCGACCGCGGCGACCGCGACCGGTGCCGCCACCGGCGGCGCGTCGTCGGGCACGTGCGGCGCGAGCAGGGCGGCCAGCGTCGCCAGCGTGGCGCACTCGCCCATCAACTGTCGGAAGGTGACCTTCACCCCGAACGTCTTCTGTAACCGCAGGGCGATCTGGGTCAGCATCAGGCTGTCCAGGCCGGCTTCGATGAAATGCGTGTCCGCATCGGCGACCTCGAGGCCGGCCGCATCCTCGAACAACGCACGCAGACGGGCGACCAGCCGGTCCTCACCGGAGGCGGTGCCAGCATCGCCGGGGGTGGTGTCGACCAGATGCAGCCCCGGAGGGTCCTGCGCCTGGGCGACGACGGCGGGATGCGGCAACACGCTGGCGCTGGCCACCGGGGACGCGTCGATCCAGTAGCGCTGCCGTTCGAAGGCGTAGGTCGGCAGGCAGATGCGCTGCCTGCGCGCGCGCCGGTCCAGGCGGGACAGGTCGATCGCGACGCCGTGCATCCACAGCTGTCCGGCCGCCTGGCGGAACTGCGACAGCTCGCTCTGCGCGGTGTCGGCGAGCGTGGACACCGCGACCTTCTGCGCCTTGGACAGTTGTGGATGCTGCCGCGCCAATGCCGCCAGCGTGGTGCGCGTGCCCACTTCCAGCATCACGCCGGCGGGCAGGGCCAGCGCTTCCAGCAGCGCCGCCGAGAAGCGCACGGGCTGCCGCAGATGCCGTGCCCAGTAGTCGGGCGACGTGGCGGTGTCGGCATCCAGCCATTGTGCGGTGGCCGTGGACAGCACGGGCAGTTGCGGCGCGTGGCGCTGCACGGCGGCCACTTCGCCGCGGAACTGCTCCACCACCGCATCCATCATCGCCGAGTGGAACGCATGCGAGGTATGCAACGGACGGCAGGCCGTGCCCTCGCCTTCCAGCTCGGCCTGGAACGCGGCGACGGCGTCGCCCGGTCCCGACACCACGCAGGCGCCCGGCGCGTTCTCTGCGGCCAGCGACAGCGCCGCCGGCAGGCGCGCCATCAATGCGTCGGCCGGCATGCGCACCGACAGCATGGAACCGGTCGGCTGCGCCTGCATCAGGCGTCCGCGCCGCGCGACCAGGGTCAGCGCGTCCTCCAGCGAAAACACGCCGGCCAGCGTCGCTGCGGCGAATTCGCCGATGCTGTGGCCCAGCATCGCCGCGGGCGTCACGCCCAGGCTCATCCACAACCGGGCCAGCGAGTACTCGATCGAGAAGATCGCCGGCTGCATCACCGACGTCGGCAACAGCGCATCCGCATCGTCGCCGAACACGACCTCGCGCAGGTCGAAGCCGAGTTCCTCGCGCAACCCGTCGGCACAGGCGTCGAAGGCCTCGCGGAAATGCGGTTCGGCCGCGTACAGCGCGCGCCCCATGCCGGCGTACTGCGACCCCTGGCCGGGGAACAGGAACACCGCACCGGTCGCGTGCGCGGGCCGTCCGCGCGCGATCGCCGTGGCGGTCTCGGGACTGCGCAACAGCGCGGTGGCGTGCGCGGCATCGTCCACCGCCAGTGCGATGCGGTGCGGGAACGCCTTGCGGCCCACGCCGAGCGTCCACGCGACATCGGCCAGGTTGAGGTGCGGCTGTGCCTCGAGATGGCCGGCCAGCGCCTGCGCCATGCGTCCCAGCGCGACCGGAGTGCGCGCGGACAGCACCAGCACCTGCGGACCGTCCGCCGTATCGCTGGGCGACAGCGACGGGGCTTCCTGCATCACCACGTGCGCATTGGTGCCGCCCACGCCGAAGGAACTTACGCCGGCCAGCCGCGGAGCGCCTTCGCGGCGCGTCCAGTCGGTCAGTGCGCCGTTGACCACGAACGGCGTGCTGGCGAAATCGATCGTCGGGTTCGGACGGGTGAAATGCACGGTCGCCGGAATGCGTTCCTCGCGCAGCGCGCACGCCGTCTTGATGACGCCCGCCGCGCCCGCCGCGATGACCAGGTGACCGACGTTGCTCTTCACCGAGCCCACCCGGCAGAAGCCGGTGTCCGCGGTGCCGCGGCGGAATGCCTTGGTCAGTCCTTCGATCTCGATGGGATCGCCCAGCGGCGTGGCCGTGCCATGCGCCTCGACGTAGCCGATGTCGCGCGGCGATACGCCGGCATCGGCCTGCGCCATGGCGATCACCGCCGCCTGCCCGTCGCTGCTCGGCGCGGTGAAACTGGCCTTCTGGCCGCCGTCGTTGTTGATGGCCGCACCGCGGATCAGCGCGTGGATGGTGTCGCCATCGGCCAGCGCGTCGGACAGGCGCTTCAGCAGCACCACGGCGGCGCCGTCGCTGAAGACGGTACCGCGCGCATGCTCGTCGAACGCGCGCGTGTGCCCGTCCGGCGACAGCATCGCGCCTTCGATGTGGCGGTAGCCGCTGTTCGGCGGGCAGGTCGCCGAGGCCGCCCCGGCCAGCGCCATGTCGCACTGGCCGGCACGCAGGCTGTCCACCGCCTGGCAGATCGCCACCAGCGAGGTCGAGCACGCGGTGTGCGTGCTGACTGCCGGACCAGTGAGGTTGAGCTTGTGCGCCACGCGCGTGGCGATGTAGTCCTTCTCGTTGTTGACCATCACCTGGAAGGCGCCGAGCTTCTCGATCAGATCGGGCCGCTGCGCCAAGTGATGCTGGAAATACGTGGCGTTGTTCATGCCGGCGAATACGCCGACCGGACCCGGCGTGGCATCCGGTGCATAGCCGCCACGCTCCAGGCATTCCCAGCACAGCTCCAGGAAGATGCGTTGCTGGGGGTCCATCAGTTCCGCCTCGCGCGGACTGATGCCGAAGAAGCCGGCGTCGAACTGCTCCAGTCCCTCGATGATGCCGCGCGCGGCGACATAGGCGGGATCCAGGCGTTCGCTGGCCGGGATGGAGGGGTCGAGATCTTCCGGCTTGAACAGGGTGATGGTGTCGCGTCCGTCCAGCAGGTTCTGCCAGAACGCCTCGACCGTCGACGCGCCCGGGAAGCGCCCCGCCATGGCGATCAGGGCGATGGGTTCGCGTGCGGATGCCTCGTGGCGGCCGCGGCCCAGGCGCGCCGCGTCCAGGGCGGTGCTGCCCTGCCCGTCGAGCGCCGCGGCCAACCCCGCCGGGGTGGGATCGCGGAAGAACACGGTGGCGGGGACGGCCGCCGATTCGCCATCGGCGGTGGCGCGTTCGCGGCGGATGCGTTCGAGCAGGCGCATCGCGAGCAGCGAATTGCCGCCCAGGTCGAAGAAATTGTCGTGCCGCCCCACGGTCGCCACGCCGAGGATCGTGCTGAACGCCGCGCAGACCGCGCGCTCGCCGGCCGTGACCGGCGGCTCATAGGCAGTCGCCAGCTCGGGGCGCGCGTTGTCGGGCGCAGGCAATGCGCGCCGGTCGAGCTTGCCGTTGGGCGTGACCGGCAAGGCGTCCAGCCGCACGAAGTGCGCCGGCACCATGTGCTCGGGCAGATGCTGCGACAGGTGCGCGCGGAAGTCCTGCACGCTGATCGCCGCATCGCCCTGGCGCGACACGTAGTAGGCCACCAGCCGCAGCTCGCCGTCGGCATCGGGGCTGGCCAGCACCACGCCGCCGCTGACCTGCGGATGCGCCAGCAGCCTCGCCTCGATTTCGCCCAGCTCGATGCGGAAGCCGCGGATCTTCACCTGGAAATCGTTGCGGCCGAGGTACTCGATGTTGCCGTCCGGCAGCCAGCGCCCGAGGTCGCCGGTGCGGTACATGCGCGCGCCGGCGTCGGCCGAGAACGGGTCGGGCAGGAATCGCTCCGCGGTCAGGTCGTCGCGGTTGAGGTAACCGCGTCCGACCTGCACGCCGGCGATGAACAGTTCGCCCGACACGCCCTGCGGCACCGGTTCTCCGCACGGGTCGAGCACGTACATGCGCGTGTTGGCGATCGGCTTGCCGATCGGGATGCTGGTGCGGGCCACGCCCGGCGTGCAGGCGAAGGCGGTCACGTCCACGGCCGCTTCCGTGGGGCCGTAGAGGTTGTGCAGCTCGACGCCCGGCAGCACCTCGTGGAAGCGGTCCACCAGGGCCGCCGGCAGGGCCTCGCCACTGCACATCACGCGCTCGAGCACACCCGCGCAGGCGCCGGCATCCGGATGTTCGAGGAAGGCGTGCAGCATGGACGGCACGAAATGCAACGTGGTCACGCCGTGTTCGCGGATGACGCGAGAGAGATACGCGGGATCCTTGTGTCCTTCGGGCCTGGCCATCACCAGCCGCGCACCGGTCAACAGCGGCCAGAAGAATTCCCACACCGAGACATCGAAACTGAAAGGCGTCTTCTGCAGCACGGTATCGTGCGCGTCCAGGCGGTAGGCATCCTGCATCCACAGCAGCCGGTTGACGATGCCCCGATGCTCGTTCATCGCCCCCTTCGGCAGGCCCGTGGAGCCGGAGGTGTAGATCATGTACGCCAGGTGTCTTGCCTGCACACCGCTTTCGCCGACCGGGATGTCCTCGACGGATTCGTGCGACCACGGGGGCGATGCATCCGACAGGTCCAGTACGGGGCACCGCACCTCGAGCGTGGCCAGCACCGGACGCAGCGCGTGCTGCGTGAGCAGCGCCACCGGGGCGCAGTCGGACAGCATGTGCGCCAGGCGATCCTTGGGGTAATGCGGATCCAGCGGCACATAGGCGCCGCCGGCCTTCAGGATCGCCAGCAGCCCCACCACCATGTCCAGTCCGCGTTCCGTGCAGACACCCACGCGGCTGTCGGTGCCCACGCCCAGCCGCCGCAGGTGGCGCGCCAGCTGGTTGGCGCGCGCATTGAGGCCGGCGAAGTCCAGACGAGCGTCGCCCGCCACCACCGCGACCGCTTGTGGAGTCCGGCGGACCTGCGCCTCGATCATGACGTGCAGGCAGGTGTCGAGATCGTAGGCGGTGCGGGTGTCGTTCCAGCGTTCGAGCATGGCCTGCCGCTCCGCGGCGTCCATCATCGGCACGCGGGCCAGAGGCAGCTCGATGTCCCGCAAGGCATTCACCAGCAACCGG includes the following:
- a CDS encoding non-ribosomal peptide synthetase, whose translation is MNPALPQSVSSLSAVDYDPFAGGELACVVPSTEPQREIWLADQLDAEASLSFNLSVSLRLRGVLDRAALAAALQALVDRHESLRAVLDPTGERLCIRQPLPFALEYTDLAVLQGEAQREEVEARVRATVETPFRVSHDLLFRAELLRLAEHDHQLLLSAHHVACDGWSWWVIVRELGALYALHAGHASAPLPPAQAYSDYAMAEATGTDLRQQQEDEAFWLARFATDIPVLDLPTDRPRPARRTFASARVDHVLDHALTTSLRQLGARRGASLFATLLAGFSTLLGRLSGQDSVVVGIPAAGQAVGGHDTLVGHCVNTLPLRFDLSARQGFGAALDGAQDVLLDALEHQRCTFGTLLKKLPIARDPSRMPLVNMLFNIDQALDSEAHAFPGLSLEFFDNPRRFDTFELFVNAAQVQGALRLECQYNRDLFDEATVRRWLAGYECLLRAAVRDGDVAIAALPLVDAAGHAELAALQPPPVAYDRDARMHEHFERQSDLTPDRVAVRDANGTLTYAQLEARANRIAHLLRAQGARRGSLVGLSVDRDADMLAALLGILKTGAGYVPLDPGFPAERLTYMAGDAGLAALVTQRRHAAQCALPGRPVLVLDELQDALAMQPATRIGRDLDSALPESAAYVIYTSGSTGKPKGVQVPHRAVANFLVGMQAEPGIGADDRLLAVTTLSFDIAVLELMLPLSVGAQVVIADRETAIDADALRARLQEERITLMQATPATWRLLLEAGWQGGADFVALCGGEPMAPDLAQQLLPRCAALWNLYGPTETTVWSTCARVEQGAGGVPDIHIGHPIANTQVWILDEQGSLCPRGVPGEICIGGDGVTLGYLNRPELTADRFIPDRYHADAPEGARVYRTGDRGRWRPDGQLEHQGRLDFQVKVRGYRIELGEIEANLATHPAVARVVAMAREDRPGDVRLVAYVVPQPGSALDEAGMGAHLRGSLPDYMIPQHLVTMPAIPLLPNGKVDRKSLPAPQGVDAVRGERRAPRGTVEERVATAMAEVLGVPSVGAEDDFFAIGGHSLLAARLASRLSAAFGVALPLRSLFETPTVAQLATLLGDADAPATLPPAINVPRLDDPSVAPLSLMQQRLWVMDHMQPGYTGYNIQSAHRLHGPLDLTALEDAFAKVVRRQPVLRTRLEATDDGAVQRVLDDVRPTLQPLEDLSSLPAAEREAVLARRMDELTAEVIPLDRAPLYRVRLFRLSAQEHVLFFMVHHTVWDGMSINLFCDEMAALYGTYSAGGLSTLPEPERTYAEYAAWNAGRRDSADLQAQLRHWTAHLQGHAEPLHLPEDFPRPTQPSGRGGAQLMHIDAALTNGLRAVGAQADATLFMTLLAAWYVLLHRITGQRDLVVGLPVRNVPEGMDDVMGFFVNILPVRVQVDPDMPFTALVARVRSAVLDCFSHPDVPLEQLVQALGVPRDPSRPPVYQSVFSFQDIRDRKTTWGGLRYEHVMLPHHTANQDLALWCFEDADGLAADLNYNADILSPASGRRLHGRFMALLEAVRRDPAARVGDTLLLSDDDRDALAAWNSTAAEWPAQRTLHGLLQAQATATPARIALRFGAQTLTYADLHARAGRIADALHARGVRPGDVVGVCLDRHPDLVAGMLAVLRCGAAYVPLDPAYPGDRLQFMAQDAGLALVLSEGELAAPLAWPREKLLLVDADAAGMDAAPATVSALTDDRASPASVAYVIYTSGSTGKPKGVQVPHGAVVNFLHSMRREPGLAQDDRLLAVTTTSFDIAVLELFLPLSVGAEVVLATREAAMDGTEIAALLERTGVNVMQATPASWRMLVETGWRARAPFKALCGGEPLPADLAIQLLECGAELWNMYGPTETTVWSTCMRVLPATDGGAPDIHIGRPINNTTVWVLDERGQICPPGVSGEIHIGGDGVTLGYLHRPELTAERFIPDACVQHPGVGRGGLPPRLYRTGDRGRWRHDGVLEHQGRLDFQVKVRGHRIELGEIEHALAVQPGVGRAVVMVREDRPGDVRLVAYVVPAPQAALDDAALLAALRGTLPHYMVPQHLVHLASIPLLPNGKTDRKALPAPSHPPAGQEVRTRVERPRHADPRVTYLIDVWSELLGTDAGPDDNFFELGGHSMLAVQMANRVARDTGVRLRLLSLATQTLAQAAAALPQASAMRAPPAKAAPRGWWGRVRRWLGRVDTGT
- a CDS encoding polyketide synthase is translated as MQATNAGSDTTSAGKAHGASVLATGAPALIELPLDRPRGATSSRVDASLSIDVDGELRDAIALFASDAGATPTHVLLAAWVLLLHRLSGQDDLELAVQDGTHLRPLRMALDPALPFRGLVERIVWAEADASSSAAVVHAGPDDASSAWQVVFGTRATEATELALVMTGPDLPTGVSLHYASSLLVADTVGRFLEYWRRLLVNALRDIELPLARVPMMDAAERQAMLERWNDTRTAYDLDTCLHVMIEAQVRRTPQAVAVVAGDARLDFAGLNARANQLARHLRRLGVGTDSRVGVCTERGLDMVVGLLAILKAGGAYVPLDPHYPKDRLAHMLSDCAPVALLTQHALRPVLATLEVRCPVLDLSDASPPWSHESVEDIPVGESGVQARHLAYMIYTSGSTGLPKGAMNEHRGIVNRLLWMQDAYRLDAHDTVLQKTPFSFDVSVWEFFWPLLTGARLVMARPEGHKDPAYLSRVIREHGVTTLHFVPSMLHAFLEHPDAGACAGVLERVMCSGEALPAALVDRFHEVLPGVELHNLYGPTEAAVDVTAFACTPGVARTSIPIGKPIANTRMYVLDPCGEPVPQGVSGELFIAGVQVGRGYLNRDDLTAERFLPDPFSADAGARMYRTGDLGRWLPDGNIEYLGRNDFQVKIRGFRIELGEIEARLLAHPQVSGGVVLASPDADGELRLVAYYVSRQGDAAISVQDFRAHLSQHLPEHMVPAHFVRLDALPVTPNGKLDRRALPAPDNARPELATAYEPPVTAGERAVCAAFSTILGVATVGRHDNFFDLGGNSLLAMRLLERIRRERATADGESAAVPATVFFRDPTPAGLAAALDGQGSTALDAARLGRGRHEASAREPIALIAMAGRFPGASTVEAFWQNLLDGRDTITLFKPEDLDPSIPASERLDPAYVAARGIIEGLEQFDAGFFGISPREAELMDPQQRIFLELCWECLERGGYAPDATPGPVGVFAGMNNATYFQHHLAQRPDLIEKLGAFQVMVNNEKDYIATRVAHKLNLTGPAVSTHTACSTSLVAICQAVDSLRAGQCDMALAGAASATCPPNSGYRHIEGAMLSPDGHTRAFDEHARGTVFSDGAAVVLLKRLSDALADGDTIHALIRGAAINNDGGQKASFTAPSSDGQAAVIAMAQADAGVSPRDIGYVEAHGTATPLGDPIEIEGLTKAFRRGTADTGFCRVGSVKSNVGHLVIAAGAAGVIKTACALREERIPATVHFTRPNPTIDFASTPFVVNGALTDWTRREGAPRLAGVSSFGVGGTNAHVVMQEAPSLSPSDTADGPQVLVLSARTPVALGRMAQALAGHLEAQPHLNLADVAWTLGVGRKAFPHRIALAVDDAAHATALLRSPETATAIARGRPAHATGAVFLFPGQGSQYAGMGRALYAAEPHFREAFDACADGLREELGFDLREVVFGDDADALLPTSVMQPAIFSIEYSLARLWMSLGVTPAAMLGHSIGEFAAATLAGVFSLEDALTLVARRGRLMQAQPTGSMLSVRMPADALMARLPAALSLAAENAPGACVVSGPGDAVAAFQAELEGEGTACRPLHTSHAFHSAMMDAVVEQFRGEVAAVQRHAPQLPVLSTATAQWLDADTATSPDYWARHLRQPVRFSAALLEALALPAGVMLEVGTRTTLAALARQHPQLSKAQKVAVSTLADTAQSELSQFRQAAGQLWMHGVAIDLSRLDRRARRQRICLPTYAFERQRYWIDASPVASASVLPHPAVVAQAQDPPGLHLVDTTPGDAGTASGEDRLVARLRALFEDAAGLEVADADTHFIEAGLDSLMLTQIALRLQKTFGVKVTFRQLMGECATLATLAALLAPHVPDDAPPVAAPVAVAAVASAAAAPADRMQAPAAPDTGDGDAGIRSVVERQLQLMSQQLALLMQAGTVDADTLRSVMNQQHALMARQLSLVEGDAAPATHVDDVSPGTDAPPLPIAPLSPVSSPRAPMDARYPVVPGARLGRSPDGEPAWYVPHPEHAGRYLKVAG